One window of the Amycolatopsis mediterranei genome contains the following:
- a CDS encoding sigma-70 family RNA polymerase sigma factor: MTEVAPAVAETTDVPSDAALIAAVRDGDIAAYGELYDRHLPAARRVAAAIAADRAERDDLIAEGFTRVLRILRSGEGPDEDFRPYLLTTIRNTMISWRRRDSAVSLVAEVPDVLPGAGSDEPVGSRLHATVAADAFASLPERWRTVLWRTEIDGESPARIAEDLGMTPNGVAALAYRAREGLRQAYLDQHVPEARRRNCKNVSGQLARWVRDGISDHKAHRIAAHLDRCPDCRELADGLRQLNQELPATVAPLILGIPIVSQWLSTTGSLATSGAAASATGTGASALSWATAAKVAVAGAALVTTVTIGASTSSDAPPPQSGGEGTTTQPVRTGPQAGSRAGVPPGGVAPTSDAAGSAVPTTPGVAPTGAQPAGESSGVAVSGQPAAAGNGTANNGTANGNGNNGNGNNGNGLGNDPAAKESKQAAKESSKAAKESAKESKKAEKTKNPGE, translated from the coding sequence GTGACCGAAGTGGCGCCGGCGGTGGCCGAGACGACGGACGTCCCGAGCGACGCGGCTTTGATCGCGGCGGTCCGCGATGGCGACATCGCGGCGTACGGCGAGCTCTACGACCGGCACCTCCCCGCCGCCCGCCGGGTGGCGGCCGCGATCGCCGCCGACCGGGCGGAGCGCGACGACCTGATCGCCGAAGGATTCACCCGCGTACTGCGGATTCTGCGCTCCGGCGAGGGACCGGACGAGGATTTCCGGCCGTACCTGCTGACGACCATCCGGAACACGATGATCAGCTGGCGCCGGCGCGACTCGGCCGTGTCCCTGGTGGCCGAGGTGCCGGACGTCCTGCCGGGTGCGGGGAGTGACGAGCCGGTCGGCAGCCGGTTGCACGCCACGGTCGCCGCGGACGCGTTCGCGAGCCTGCCCGAGCGGTGGCGCACGGTGCTGTGGCGGACCGAGATCGACGGCGAGTCGCCCGCGCGGATCGCCGAGGACCTCGGGATGACGCCGAACGGAGTAGCCGCGCTGGCCTACCGCGCCCGGGAGGGCCTGCGCCAGGCCTACCTGGACCAGCACGTGCCCGAGGCGCGGCGGCGCAACTGCAAGAACGTCTCCGGCCAGCTGGCCCGGTGGGTCCGCGACGGCATCTCCGATCACAAGGCGCACCGGATCGCCGCCCACCTCGACCGCTGCCCGGACTGCCGGGAGCTGGCCGACGGGCTCCGCCAGCTCAACCAGGAACTGCCCGCCACGGTGGCCCCGCTCATCCTCGGCATCCCGATCGTCTCGCAGTGGCTGTCCACCACCGGCTCGCTCGCCACCTCCGGGGCCGCCGCGAGCGCCACCGGTACGGGGGCGTCCGCCCTGTCGTGGGCCACCGCGGCGAAGGTGGCGGTCGCGGGCGCGGCGCTGGTCACCACGGTGACGATCGGCGCGAGCACGTCGAGTGACGCCCCGCCGCCGCAGTCCGGCGGCGAAGGCACCACGACCCAGCCGGTGCGGACCGGGCCGCAGGCCGGCTCCCGCGCCGGAGTGCCGCCGGGCGGCGTCGCGCCGACGTCGGACGCGGCGGGTAGCGCCGTGCCCACCACCCCGGGCGTGGCACCGACGGGCGCGCAGCCTGCGGGCGAGTCGTCGGGCGTCGCCGTCTCCGGGCAGCCGGCCGCGGCCGGCAACGGCACCGCGAACAACGGCACCGCCAACGGGAACGGCAACAACGGCAACGGGAACAACGGAAACGGCCTCGGGAACGACCCGGCCGCGAAGGAATCCAAGCAGGCGGCCAAGGAGTCGTCCAAGGCCGCGAAGGAATCCGCGAAAGAGTCGAAGAAGGCCGAGAAGACGAAGAACCCCGGGGAATGA
- a CDS encoding PQQ-dependent sugar dehydrogenase — translation MSSRRFPIPRRSRRALAAGVVVPLAGALAVAVAAAAPAAAVPAGFTDTVAIGGLTSPTAAAFAPDGRVFVAEKSGLLKVFDSLADPTATVFADLRTPTQDFWDRGLLGLAVDPAFPARPYVYVSYTLDALPGGTAPQWGDTCPTPPGATDQGCVVTGRVSRLTMGPDGTAVSEKPLVTGWCQQFPSHSIGALAFGPDGALYAGGGDGASFNFADYGQVGNPCADPPAPAGTNLSPPTAEGGALRSQSPRRAAGQPVLLNGALLRIDPDTGDGLPGNPFASSTDANARRVIAYGSRNQFRFGFRPGTSELWAGDVGWNTWEEINRVPNAGDAVAENFGWPCFEGTGRQAGYDGANLDLCESLYSAGGQTAPFYTYNHNAKVVATDPCPTGGSSISGIAFESGSTYPADYAGALFFADSSRGCIWAMQTVAGQPSPTKLVPFVTGVNTPVQVLTGPGGDLFYVALGSGELRRVSYAGGTNRPPVAAATATPSSGPAPLTVQFDGTGSTDPDAGDTLAYAWDLDADGAYDDSAAPRPTWTYTTAATVDAGLRVTDSHGASATTTVRVTVGTPAGLDPVPVIDTPAATLAWSVGQTVPFSGHAVDAQDGALPPAALSWRLAIRHCAANGTCHTHNVQDFPGVAAGSFVAPDHEYPSYLQLTLTATDSTGRTGSTTVDLQPKTVTLNFTSSPSQAMLTVGGTQQRTPFSRTVIAGSANSISADSPQNLPPLNLKYAFTSWAHGGARTQNVVAPATGATYQANYRLCWLLQPC, via the coding sequence ATGAGTTCTCGTCGTTTCCCGATTCCGCGAAGATCAAGACGTGCACTGGCGGCGGGGGTGGTCGTGCCCCTCGCCGGTGCCCTCGCGGTGGCCGTCGCCGCCGCGGCACCGGCCGCCGCCGTGCCCGCCGGCTTCACCGACACGGTCGCCATCGGCGGCCTCACCTCGCCGACCGCCGCCGCGTTCGCCCCCGACGGGCGGGTGTTCGTCGCGGAGAAGAGCGGCCTGCTCAAGGTGTTCGACTCCCTGGCCGACCCGACGGCGACCGTGTTCGCCGACCTCCGCACGCCCACCCAGGACTTCTGGGACCGCGGCCTGCTCGGGCTGGCGGTCGACCCGGCCTTCCCCGCCCGGCCGTACGTCTACGTCTCCTACACCCTCGACGCCCTCCCGGGTGGGACCGCGCCGCAGTGGGGCGACACCTGCCCGACACCGCCGGGCGCGACCGATCAGGGCTGCGTCGTGACCGGCCGCGTCTCCCGGCTCACCATGGGCCCGGACGGAACGGCCGTCAGCGAGAAACCGCTGGTCACCGGCTGGTGCCAGCAGTTCCCCAGCCACTCGATCGGGGCGCTGGCCTTCGGGCCGGACGGCGCCCTGTACGCGGGCGGCGGCGACGGCGCCAGCTTCAACTTCGCCGACTACGGCCAGGTCGGCAATCCCTGCGCCGACCCGCCCGCGCCGGCCGGCACGAACCTCAGCCCGCCGACGGCCGAAGGCGGGGCGCTGCGGTCGCAGTCCCCGCGCCGCGCGGCCGGGCAGCCCGTGCTGCTCAACGGCGCGCTCCTGCGCATCGACCCCGACACCGGCGACGGCCTGCCCGGCAACCCGTTCGCGAGCAGCACCGACGCCAACGCCCGGCGCGTCATCGCCTACGGCTCGCGCAACCAGTTCCGGTTCGGGTTCCGGCCCGGCACGAGCGAACTGTGGGCCGGTGACGTCGGCTGGAACACCTGGGAAGAGATCAACCGCGTCCCGAACGCCGGCGACGCCGTGGCCGAGAACTTCGGCTGGCCCTGCTTCGAAGGCACCGGACGCCAGGCCGGCTACGACGGCGCGAACCTCGACCTCTGCGAGTCGCTGTACTCCGCCGGCGGCCAGACCGCGCCGTTCTACACCTACAACCACAACGCCAAGGTGGTGGCCACCGACCCGTGTCCCACCGGCGGCTCCTCGATCAGCGGGATCGCCTTCGAGTCGGGCAGCACCTACCCGGCCGACTACGCCGGTGCGCTGTTCTTCGCCGATTCCTCCCGCGGCTGCATCTGGGCGATGCAGACCGTCGCCGGCCAGCCCAGCCCCACCAAGCTGGTGCCCTTCGTGACCGGCGTCAACACGCCGGTGCAGGTGCTCACCGGCCCCGGCGGTGACCTCTTCTACGTCGCGCTGGGCAGCGGCGAACTGCGCCGGGTGAGCTACGCCGGCGGCACCAACCGGCCGCCGGTGGCCGCGGCCACCGCGACGCCGTCCAGCGGGCCGGCGCCCCTGACCGTCCAGTTCGACGGCACCGGCTCCACCGACCCGGACGCCGGCGACACCCTGGCCTATGCGTGGGACCTCGACGCGGACGGCGCCTACGACGACTCCGCGGCCCCGCGCCCCACCTGGACCTACACGACCGCGGCGACGGTCGACGCCGGGCTGCGGGTGACCGACTCCCACGGCGCGTCGGCGACCACCACGGTCCGGGTGACCGTGGGGACCCCGGCCGGGCTCGACCCGGTCCCGGTCATCGACACCCCGGCCGCCACGCTGGCCTGGTCGGTCGGGCAGACGGTGCCGTTCTCCGGCCACGCCGTCGACGCCCAGGACGGCGCGCTGCCGCCCGCGGCGCTGTCCTGGCGGCTGGCCATCCGGCACTGCGCGGCCAACGGCACCTGCCACACCCACAACGTCCAGGACTTCCCGGGCGTCGCCGCGGGGTCGTTCGTCGCGCCGGACCACGAATACCCGTCGTACCTGCAGCTGACACTGACCGCGACGGACTCGACGGGCCGCACCGGGTCCACGACGGTCGACCTCCAGCCGAAGACGGTGACGCTGAACTTCACCTCGAGCCCCAGCCAGGCGATGCTCACCGTCGGCGGGACCCAGCAGCGCACGCCGTTCTCGCGGACGGTGATCGCCGGCTCGGCCAACTCGATCAGCGCGGACAGCCCGCAGAACCTGCCTCCGCTGAACCTGAAGTACGCCTTCACCAGCTGGGCGCACGGCGGGGCGCGGACGCAGAACGTCGTCGCGCCGGCGACGGGGGCGACCTACCAGGCGAACTACCGGCTCTGCTGGCTGCTGCAGCCCTGCTGA
- a CDS encoding zinc-binding alcohol dehydrogenase family protein: MHAWRVLRPGPVAGGPVDLVRAPVPRAGVGELLVRVLVCGVCRTDLHVAEGDLPVHRQGVTPGHEVVGEVVELGADVTGFATGDRVGIAWLRATCGRCRYCLGGRENLCPESRYTGWDADGGYAEFAVVPAAYALPLPGGYSDDQLAPLLCAGLIGYRALARAELPEGGRLGLYGFGGSAHLTAQVAIARGAAVHVLTRSAAARELALELGAASAGEAAEPPPEPLDSAILFAPVGDLVLPALAALDRGGTLAIAGIHLSDVPPLEYQRHLFQERQVRSVTANTRADAREFLDFAGRHHLEVSTVPYALDAADRALTDLAADRVNGAAVLRAT, from the coding sequence ATGCACGCTTGGCGCGTCCTGCGGCCGGGCCCGGTGGCGGGCGGGCCGGTGGACCTGGTGCGGGCGCCGGTGCCGCGGGCGGGCGTGGGGGAGCTGCTGGTGCGGGTGCTGGTGTGCGGGGTGTGCCGGACGGACCTGCACGTGGCGGAGGGTGACCTGCCGGTGCACCGGCAGGGGGTGACGCCGGGGCACGAGGTCGTCGGCGAAGTGGTCGAGCTCGGCGCGGACGTCACGGGCTTCGCGACCGGTGACCGGGTGGGGATCGCGTGGCTGCGCGCCACCTGCGGGCGGTGCCGGTACTGCCTGGGCGGGCGCGAGAACCTGTGTCCGGAGTCGCGGTACACCGGCTGGGACGCCGACGGCGGCTACGCGGAGTTCGCGGTCGTCCCGGCGGCGTACGCGTTGCCGCTGCCCGGCGGCTATTCCGATGACCAGCTGGCGCCGCTGCTCTGCGCCGGGCTGATCGGGTACCGCGCGCTCGCACGGGCGGAACTGCCCGAAGGCGGCCGGCTGGGCCTCTACGGGTTCGGCGGCAGCGCGCACCTGACCGCCCAGGTGGCGATCGCGCGGGGTGCCGCGGTGCACGTGCTGACGCGCAGCGCGGCCGCCCGTGAGCTGGCGCTGGAGCTGGGGGCCGCGTCGGCCGGGGAGGCGGCCGAGCCACCTCCCGAGCCGCTGGACTCGGCGATCCTGTTCGCGCCCGTGGGTGACCTGGTGCTCCCGGCGCTGGCCGCGCTCGATCGCGGCGGGACGCTCGCCATCGCGGGCATCCACCTCTCCGACGTGCCGCCGCTGGAGTACCAGCGGCACTTGTTCCAGGAACGTCAGGTGCGCAGCGTCACCGCGAACACCCGGGCGGACGCGCGGGAGTTCCTGGACTTCGCCGGGCGCCATCACCTGGAGGTGAGCACGGTGCCCTACGCGCTGGACGCGGCGGACCGGGCCCTGACCGACCTGGCCGCGGACCGGGTGAACGGCGCGGCGGTGCTGCGCGCCACCTGA
- a CDS encoding NAD(P)H-binding protein codes for MIVITGGTGKLGSRIVGRLLERVPAAEIGVSVRDPARAADLAARGVRVRRGDFADPGSLAEAFEGAAQVLVVSTDELGEQAVAHHVAAIEAARSAGAKRVLYTSHQGAAADSLFAPMADHAATERQAGEGPFTALRNGFYAGTVPLLLGEALETGELAAPADGPVSWTAHADLAEAAALILADEGRFDGPTPPLTAPVALDLGDVAALLTDLTGRPVRRVVIPDEAWVATLTGRGVPAAQAELLLGMFLAARRGEFAAARPELEALLGRPATPLRAVLAEALEQ; via the coding sequence ATGATCGTCATCACCGGGGGAACCGGGAAGCTCGGCTCGCGGATCGTCGGACGGCTGCTCGAGCGGGTGCCGGCGGCCGAAATCGGGGTCAGCGTCCGTGACCCGGCCCGGGCGGCCGACCTCGCCGCCCGGGGAGTCCGCGTCCGGCGTGGTGACTTCGCCGACCCCGGCTCGCTCGCCGAGGCGTTCGAGGGGGCCGCGCAGGTCCTCGTCGTTTCGACGGACGAGCTGGGCGAGCAGGCCGTCGCGCACCACGTCGCGGCGATCGAAGCCGCGCGCTCGGCGGGGGCCAAGCGCGTCCTCTACACCAGTCACCAGGGCGCGGCGGCCGATTCGCTGTTCGCTCCCATGGCCGACCACGCCGCGACCGAGCGCCAGGCCGGCGAAGGGCCGTTCACCGCGCTCCGGAACGGTTTCTACGCCGGCACCGTGCCGCTGCTGCTGGGCGAGGCGCTCGAGACCGGTGAACTGGCCGCCCCGGCCGACGGGCCGGTGTCCTGGACGGCGCACGCCGACCTCGCCGAAGCCGCGGCGCTCATCCTCGCCGACGAGGGCCGGTTCGACGGGCCGACGCCGCCGCTGACCGCGCCGGTGGCCCTCGACCTCGGGGACGTCGCCGCGCTGCTCACCGACCTCACCGGGCGACCCGTGCGGCGAGTGGTGATCCCGGACGAGGCGTGGGTGGCCACGCTGACCGGGCGCGGCGTCCCGGCCGCGCAGGCGGAGCTGCTGCTCGGCATGTTCCTGGCCGCCCGGCGCGGCGAGTTCGCCGCGGCCCGGCCGGAGCTCGAAGCCCTGCTCGGACGGCCGGCGACGCCGCTTCGGGCGGTGCTGGCCGAGGCGCTCGAGCAGTAG